A stretch of the Microcella sp. genome encodes the following:
- the panC gene encoding pantoate--beta-alanine ligase — protein sequence MTASAPPAVETTIAGLRSRLDAARDAGSTIALVPTMGSLHDGHLALVERAREVADIVIVSIFVNPMQFGPSEDFDKYPRDLDADRDALIGHGVTAVFAPAVDEMYPSGAVQIHVAAGAAGERFEGRSRPGHFDGMLTVVAKLLGIVQPHLALFGEKDAQQVYLVQRMVRDLDIRTRIEVVETVRADDGLALSSRNQFLGERQRRAARAIPDALEAAQSAADRGIDAVIAAAQGVIMGADGVELDYFAVVRPDTFQPVDDDHRGPARALIAARVGETRLIDTELLHIG from the coding sequence GTGACCGCCTCTGCTCCTCCCGCCGTCGAGACGACCATCGCCGGTCTGCGGTCTCGGCTCGATGCTGCCCGCGACGCCGGGTCGACCATCGCTCTCGTGCCGACCATGGGCTCGCTGCACGACGGCCATCTCGCCCTCGTCGAGCGCGCGCGCGAGGTTGCCGACATCGTGATCGTCTCGATCTTCGTCAACCCGATGCAGTTCGGGCCCAGCGAAGACTTCGACAAGTACCCTCGCGACCTCGACGCCGATCGGGATGCCCTCATCGGGCACGGCGTCACCGCCGTCTTCGCCCCCGCCGTCGACGAGATGTACCCCTCGGGTGCGGTGCAGATTCACGTAGCGGCGGGCGCGGCGGGCGAGCGCTTCGAGGGCCGCTCGCGCCCCGGGCACTTCGACGGCATGCTCACTGTGGTGGCGAAACTGCTCGGCATCGTGCAGCCGCACCTCGCCCTCTTCGGCGAGAAAGACGCGCAGCAGGTCTACCTCGTGCAGCGCATGGTGCGCGACCTCGACATTCGCACCCGCATCGAGGTCGTCGAGACCGTGCGCGCCGATGACGGTCTCGCGCTCTCGAGCCGCAACCAGTTTCTGGGCGAGCGGCAGCGCCGGGCGGCGCGGGCGATTCCCGACGCGCTCGAAGCGGCGCAGTCGGCCGCCGACCGCGGCATCGACGCCGTGATCGCCGCCGCCCAAGGCGTCATCATGGGGGCCGACGGCGTCGAGCTCGACTACTTCGCCGTCGTGCGGCCCGACACGTTCCAGCCCGTCGACGACGACCACCGCGGGCCCGCGCGAGCGCTCATCGCCGCACGGGTCGGCGAGACGCGGCTCATCGACACTGAGCTGCTGCACATAGGCTGA
- the lysS gene encoding lysine--tRNA ligase yields MTENTAAPAEHAAEPTIEEIAEQKQVRLDKRQRMLDAGIDPYAVGLEVTTTIPDVRERFPDLDVDTTTGERVALAGRVVFSRNTGKLCFATLQSGEGSRLQVMVSLAEVGETSLDRWKEFVDLGDHVFVEGEVITSKRGELSVMVSSWAIAAKAILPLPNLHSELNDETRVRQRYLDLIVREQARQTVRARAAAVASLRSTFASHGYLEVETPMLQTMHGGASARPFVTHSNAFDTELFLRIAPELFLKRAVVGGIERVYEINRNFRNEGADSTHSPEFAMLEAYQAYGDYHQMADLTQEMIQNAALAVSGSHVVTWADGTEYDLGGEWDRLSMYTSLSGAAGVEITPQTSMAELKKLADAVDIEIEHPLPGKYVEELWEHFVKGDLVRPTFVMDFPVDTSPLVREHRSIAGVVEKWDLYVRGFELATAYSELVDPVVQRERFVAQAALAAGGDLEAMQLDEAFLTALEHGMPPSGGMGMGIDRLLMALTGLGIRETILFPLVK; encoded by the coding sequence ATGACCGAGAACACTGCCGCACCTGCCGAGCACGCCGCCGAGCCGACGATCGAGGAGATCGCCGAGCAGAAGCAGGTGCGTCTCGACAAGCGGCAGCGCATGCTCGATGCCGGCATCGACCCTTACGCGGTCGGCCTCGAGGTGACCACGACGATTCCGGATGTTCGCGAGCGGTTCCCCGACCTCGATGTCGACACCACCACGGGTGAGCGGGTTGCTCTGGCGGGCCGTGTCGTCTTCAGCCGCAACACCGGCAAGCTCTGCTTCGCGACCTTGCAGTCAGGCGAGGGCAGCCGCCTGCAGGTGATGGTGAGTCTCGCCGAAGTGGGCGAGACGTCGCTCGACCGCTGGAAAGAGTTCGTCGACCTCGGCGACCACGTCTTCGTCGAGGGCGAGGTCATCACGAGCAAGCGTGGTGAGCTCAGCGTCATGGTGTCGAGCTGGGCGATCGCGGCGAAGGCGATTCTGCCGCTGCCGAACCTGCACAGCGAGCTCAACGACGAGACGCGCGTGCGCCAGCGCTACCTCGACCTGATCGTGCGCGAGCAGGCGCGTCAGACCGTGCGCGCCCGGGCCGCGGCCGTCGCGAGTCTGCGCAGCACGTTCGCGAGCCACGGCTATCTCGAGGTCGAGACGCCGATGCTGCAGACGATGCACGGTGGAGCATCCGCTCGCCCCTTCGTCACCCACTCGAACGCCTTCGACACCGAGCTGTTTCTGCGCATCGCGCCCGAACTGTTTCTCAAGCGCGCCGTCGTCGGCGGCATCGAGCGGGTCTACGAGATCAACCGCAACTTTCGCAACGAGGGCGCCGACTCGACCCACAGCCCCGAGTTCGCGATGCTGGAGGCCTACCAGGCCTACGGCGACTACCACCAGATGGCCGATCTGACGCAAGAGATGATTCAGAACGCGGCGCTCGCCGTCTCGGGCTCGCACGTCGTGACGTGGGCCGACGGCACCGAGTACGACCTTGGCGGCGAGTGGGATCGCCTGAGCATGTACACGAGCCTCAGCGGCGCGGCCGGGGTCGAGATCACGCCCCAGACCTCCATGGCCGAGCTCAAGAAGCTGGCGGATGCGGTCGACATCGAGATCGAGCACCCGCTGCCCGGCAAGTACGTCGAAGAGTTGTGGGAGCACTTCGTGAAGGGCGACCTCGTGCGCCCGACCTTCGTCATGGACTTCCCCGTCGACACGAGCCCGCTCGTGCGCGAGCACCGCAGCATCGCGGGCGTCGTCGAGAAGTGGGATCTCTACGTGCGCGGCTTCGAACTCGCCACCGCCTACTCTGAGCTCGTCGACCCGGTCGTGCAGCGCGAGCGGTTCGTCGCGCAGGCGGCGCTCGCCGCGGGCGGCGACCTCGAGGCGATGCAACTCGACGAGGCGTTCCTCACCGCGCTCGAGCACGGCATGCCCCCGAGCGGCGGCATGGGCATGGGCATCGACCGCCTGCTCATGGCGCTCACGGGTCTCGGCATTCGCGAGACCATTCTCTTTCCGCTGGTGAAGTAG
- the glsA gene encoding glutaminase A, with amino-acid sequence MLHDLPASVGDALQTVHDELLEVDDGELPDYIPPLAEVDPRQFGLAVCTPDGGFAAAGDHDVAFTVQSISKVFTLALALVDRGLDGVLQHVGVEPSGESFNAVSLEEGTGRPDNPMINAGAIVTCSLVKADSADARFERILGVLSACAGRELEVDEKVYEEELATADRNRALAYFMRSAGSMTADVDETLEVYLRQCAVLVTAGDLAVMAATLAAGGRNPVNGDRVFSSEVARHVLTIMVTCGMYDASGEWMLRVGSPAKSGVAGGIITASPAQFGLGLYSPLLDEKGNSVRSVQACERLADRFSWHALALPEDRRLPAALEEGDAEATDDDEADESGAVDTGSIDTSA; translated from the coding sequence ATGCTGCATGATCTGCCCGCGTCGGTGGGCGACGCGTTGCAGACCGTGCACGACGAGCTGCTCGAGGTCGACGACGGCGAGCTGCCCGACTACATTCCGCCACTCGCCGAGGTCGACCCGCGCCAGTTCGGCCTGGCTGTGTGCACGCCCGACGGCGGCTTCGCGGCGGCTGGTGACCACGATGTCGCCTTCACGGTGCAGTCGATCTCGAAGGTCTTCACGCTGGCTCTCGCGCTCGTCGACCGCGGTCTCGATGGCGTGCTGCAGCACGTTGGCGTCGAGCCGAGCGGCGAATCGTTCAACGCCGTGAGCCTCGAAGAAGGCACCGGCAGGCCCGACAACCCGATGATCAACGCCGGGGCGATCGTCACGTGCTCGCTCGTCAAGGCCGACTCGGCCGACGCGCGGTTCGAGCGCATCCTCGGGGTGCTGTCTGCGTGCGCGGGGCGCGAGCTCGAGGTCGACGAGAAGGTCTACGAAGAAGAACTCGCGACCGCCGACCGCAATCGAGCACTCGCCTACTTCATGCGCAGCGCCGGCTCGATGACGGCAGACGTCGACGAGACCCTCGAGGTCTACTTGCGGCAGTGCGCCGTGCTCGTCACCGCGGGAGACCTCGCGGTCATGGCGGCGACGCTCGCCGCCGGAGGCCGCAACCCGGTCAACGGCGACCGCGTGTTCTCGAGCGAGGTCGCGCGGCACGTGCTGACCATCATGGTGACGTGCGGCATGTACGACGCCTCGGGCGAGTGGATGCTGCGGGTCGGCAGCCCCGCGAAGAGTGGCGTCGCAGGGGGCATCATCACGGCGAGCCCCGCTCAGTTCGGCCTCGGCCTCTACAGCCCGCTGCTCGACGAGAAGGGCAACAGCGTGCGCTCCGTGCAGGCCTGCGAACGCCTCGCCGACCGATTCTCGTGGCACGCGCTCGCTCTGCCCGAAGACCGCCGGTTGCCTGCCGCCCTCGAAGAAGGCGACGCTGAGGCGACCGACGACGACGAGGCCGACGAGTCGGGGGCCGTCGATACCGGGTCGATAGATACCTCGGCCTAG
- a CDS encoding pirin family protein, which translates to MSNLEVEPDELVADAQPAASIQVLEPREVPLGGPRAMTVRRTLPQRARSLIGAWCFVDHYGTDDVADTGGMTVPPHPHTGLQTVSWLFEGEVEHRDSSGAHAMVRPGEVNLMTAGSGIQHSEVSTPATKRLHGAQLWVALPDRDRHVAPFFEHAEPAPITVGDATLRVFVGELAGSAPSPVRTFTALVGAQLDLPAGASIDLPVDPRFEHGLLVDAGTALLDDTEVPRDHLGYRAPGSGRLRITAGDAPLRALLLGGEPLGEPIVMWWNFIGRDHDEIVAFREQWQGEVIDGADPDGRFGRVEGWPGSALPAPALPTVRLKPRD; encoded by the coding sequence GTGAGCAACCTTGAGGTCGAGCCCGACGAGCTCGTGGCCGACGCGCAGCCTGCCGCGAGCATCCAGGTGCTCGAGCCGCGCGAGGTTCCGCTCGGCGGGCCGCGCGCCATGACGGTGCGCCGCACCCTGCCGCAGCGTGCCCGCAGCCTCATTGGCGCCTGGTGCTTCGTCGACCACTACGGGACCGACGATGTGGCCGACACGGGCGGCATGACGGTGCCGCCGCATCCGCACACGGGCCTGCAGACGGTGAGCTGGCTGTTCGAGGGCGAGGTCGAGCACCGCGACTCGAGTGGCGCGCACGCGATGGTGCGGCCCGGCGAGGTCAACCTCATGACGGCAGGCAGCGGCATTCAACACTCCGAAGTGTCGACACCGGCCACGAAGCGCCTGCATGGCGCGCAGCTCTGGGTCGCCCTGCCCGACCGCGACCGGCACGTCGCGCCGTTTTTCGAGCACGCCGAGCCCGCACCCATCACCGTCGGTGATGCGACGCTGCGAGTCTTCGTCGGCGAGCTGGCCGGCTCGGCGCCGAGCCCCGTGCGCACCTTCACCGCACTCGTGGGTGCGCAGCTCGACCTGCCTGCCGGGGCGAGCATCGACCTGCCTGTCGACCCGCGCTTCGAGCACGGACTTCTCGTGGATGCTGGCACGGCGCTGCTCGACGACACCGAGGTGCCCCGCGACCACCTCGGCTACCGCGCGCCGGGCAGCGGCAGGCTGCGCATCACCGCGGGCGACGCTCCCCTGCGGGCGCTGCTGCTGGGCGGCGAGCCGCTCGGCGAGCCCATCGTCATGTGGTGGAACTTCATCGGCCGCGACCACGACGAGATCGTCGCGTTTCGCGAGCAGTGGCAGGGCGAGGTCATCGACGGCGCCGACCCTGATGGGCGGTTCGGGCGGGTCGAAGGCTGGCCGGGCTCGGCCTTGCCTGCCCCTGCGCTGCCCACCGTGAGGTTGAAGCCCCGGGACTAG
- a CDS encoding C-terminal binding protein, whose product MLTLAVLDSSYGDIALESAAAAEHDIAVVDARLTSVSADGVLVQYATIGSAELDANPSWRVIGRYGVGVDTIDLDAAAARGISVVNVPDYCEEEVATHAAALILGSVRRIREADLLVRSGQWSDWSELRPIGALSTATLALIGVGRIGREVIRLMAPFFGRIVAYDPFAEAVDGAELVSFDDSIAMGDVISLHCPLTETTRHIIDAAALERMSPGAHIVNVSRGGLIDSEALVAALTESRIAGAALDVLESEPPHGDPLLTAPRVTLTNHIAWYSEQSEHRLRRLIAARCASVLVGLGAPTIVNRAALLAHESAGTFVRPRPETRT is encoded by the coding sequence ATGCTCACTCTTGCAGTGCTCGACAGTTCGTACGGCGACATTGCGCTCGAGAGCGCCGCCGCGGCGGAGCACGATATCGCGGTCGTTGACGCTCGATTAACCTCGGTGAGTGCAGATGGTGTGCTCGTGCAGTACGCCACGATCGGATCAGCAGAGCTCGACGCGAACCCGAGTTGGCGCGTCATCGGACGCTACGGCGTCGGCGTGGACACGATCGATCTCGATGCCGCCGCCGCTCGAGGTATCTCTGTTGTCAACGTTCCCGACTATTGCGAAGAAGAGGTAGCGACGCACGCGGCGGCGCTTATCCTCGGGTCAGTTCGCCGCATCCGCGAGGCCGATCTGCTCGTGAGGAGCGGGCAGTGGAGCGACTGGAGTGAGTTGCGGCCGATTGGCGCGCTTTCGACGGCGACTCTCGCGCTCATCGGCGTCGGGCGAATTGGTCGGGAAGTGATCCGCCTGATGGCGCCCTTTTTCGGGCGCATCGTGGCATACGACCCCTTCGCCGAAGCTGTGGATGGGGCCGAGCTTGTGAGCTTCGATGACTCAATCGCCATGGGTGACGTCATCAGCCTGCACTGCCCCCTGACTGAGACCACTCGGCACATTATCGACGCAGCGGCGCTCGAGCGCATGTCGCCCGGCGCGCACATCGTCAACGTCTCGCGAGGTGGGCTGATCGACAGCGAGGCGCTCGTCGCCGCATTGACCGAGAGTCGGATCGCGGGCGCAGCCCTTGACGTTCTCGAGAGTGAGCCGCCGCATGGTGACCCCCTGCTCACGGCGCCACGGGTCACCCTCACAAATCACATCGCTTGGTATTCCGAGCAGTCGGAACACCGACTCCGGCGGCTGATCGCGGCACGTTGCGCATCAGTTCTTGTGGGCCTTGGCGCACCCACGATTGTGAACCGCGCGGCTCTCTTGGCACACGAGAGCGCCGGCACGTTTGTGCGACCCCGGCCGGAAACGCGAACGTAA
- a CDS encoding cupin domain-containing protein, which produces MIGISNHLLDIADAELSPSAAPARILSGKPVCRERVILDTGALEVGIWEVTPGVFDSVKNDVGEVIHFVSGAGRIEHADGNVSPIAPGVVIALQPGWSGRWHVDQTARKLYVIYSAPVAQA; this is translated from the coding sequence GTGATCGGCATATCCAACCACCTGCTCGATATCGCGGATGCCGAGCTCAGCCCGAGCGCGGCTCCCGCGCGCATCCTCTCTGGCAAGCCGGTTTGCCGTGAGCGTGTCATCCTCGACACCGGAGCGCTCGAGGTCGGCATTTGGGAGGTCACGCCCGGCGTGTTCGACTCGGTGAAAAATGACGTCGGCGAAGTCATCCACTTCGTTTCGGGAGCGGGTCGCATCGAACACGCCGACGGCAACGTCTCTCCGATCGCTCCCGGCGTCGTCATCGCGCTCCAACCCGGGTGGAGTGGACGGTGGCACGTCGACCAAACTGCTCGCAAGCTCTATGTCATCTACAGCGCTCCAGTGGCGCAGGCCTAG
- a CDS encoding ABC transporter permease subunit: protein MTLSASEATTQIPATGGLRRRGSRALLARWGLLAPIIVFYVVFFLWPILTIVLRSLSPDGRFDSEAPNFTFGNFAQLWGDDFLLLIEGRTVLLAVNSTLITTLLAFPTAYFISRLRRRTAAILLLLILIPFWVSIVVRLFAVTSILSPNGPINQLSLALGLGEMTLLYSQGGILVGTVMYLLPYMILVLYAGMVAVDSNLMLAARTMGASATYAFFRVYLPMIRSSLMSGALLIFILALSFFVVPAILGGPRDQTIAVYIQQQIDIYQWGIASAMGVVLLIATAICYVGVVRIAGSFQPGGVGSVQAKGVSAEMPFRWSPALIVSAVLTVVTLAVLVVPVLFVFPLSIGETGTVVFPPRGFTLHWFAQVFTTTTWLGPIMQSTIVGLGTAALSVSIALALARFTSEMRSITGKAVIGALAFAPIIAPGILLAIGMFDVSLQLGLTGTVGGLILAHTVIAAPLSYALIAASMAGADRGIEAAAWTLGASRTRAFWTVVVRGILPSVLGAFAVAFVTSWDEVVLALFLQTGPTKTLPVTIYKYLESGIIPTVPAVASLLILLVVLVVVVRGVGGSMAARRRAALQEDS, encoded by the coding sequence ATGACGTTGAGTGCCAGCGAAGCCACGACGCAGATACCCGCGACGGGAGGTCTCCGTCGGCGCGGCTCGCGCGCCCTACTCGCCCGATGGGGGCTCCTGGCGCCGATCATCGTTTTCTACGTCGTCTTCTTTCTGTGGCCCATCCTCACGATCGTGCTCCGAAGCCTCAGCCCGGATGGCCGGTTCGACAGCGAAGCCCCGAACTTCACCTTTGGCAACTTCGCACAATTGTGGGGCGATGACTTCCTCCTGTTGATCGAAGGCCGCACGGTGCTCCTCGCGGTCAACTCGACGCTCATCACCACACTCCTAGCCTTTCCCACCGCGTACTTCATCTCACGCCTGCGGCGGCGCACCGCCGCCATCCTGCTCCTGCTCATCCTCATACCGTTTTGGGTGTCGATCGTCGTGCGGCTCTTCGCCGTCACCTCGATACTCAGTCCCAATGGCCCGATCAACCAGCTGAGTCTCGCGCTCGGTCTCGGTGAGATGACGTTGCTCTACTCGCAAGGGGGAATTCTCGTCGGAACGGTCATGTACCTTTTGCCCTACATGATCCTCGTGCTGTACGCGGGCATGGTTGCCGTAGACAGCAACCTCATGCTTGCGGCTCGCACGATGGGCGCGTCGGCAACCTACGCTTTCTTCCGGGTCTATTTGCCCATGATCAGATCGTCACTCATGAGCGGGGCGCTGCTCATCTTCATTCTCGCGCTGAGCTTTTTCGTCGTTCCCGCCATTTTGGGCGGCCCGCGCGATCAAACGATCGCGGTGTACATCCAACAGCAGATCGACATCTATCAGTGGGGCATTGCGAGCGCGATGGGAGTCGTACTGCTCATTGCCACCGCGATTTGCTACGTCGGAGTCGTCCGCATCGCAGGCAGCTTCCAGCCCGGAGGCGTCGGTTCTGTGCAGGCGAAGGGTGTGAGCGCGGAGATGCCGTTCCGCTGGTCGCCCGCCTTGATCGTCTCAGCAGTTCTCACGGTCGTGACCCTCGCCGTGCTCGTCGTGCCCGTGCTGTTCGTCTTTCCTCTCTCGATTGGTGAGACGGGAACAGTCGTCTTCCCGCCGCGCGGTTTCACTCTTCACTGGTTCGCACAGGTCTTCACGACAACGACCTGGCTTGGTCCGATCATGCAGAGCACGATCGTCGGCCTCGGTACGGCAGCGCTGTCGGTGTCAATTGCCCTTGCGCTTGCGAGGTTCACGAGCGAGATGCGGTCGATCACGGGCAAAGCCGTAATCGGGGCACTTGCGTTCGCGCCCATCATCGCGCCGGGAATCCTGCTCGCGATTGGCATGTTCGATGTCTCGCTGCAACTCGGACTCACCGGTACCGTGGGCGGGCTTATCCTCGCGCATACGGTCATTGCCGCACCACTCTCGTACGCACTCATTGCCGCGTCGATGGCTGGTGCAGATCGCGGGATCGAAGCGGCAGCCTGGACGCTCGGCGCTTCGCGCACACGAGCGTTTTGGACAGTGGTCGTGCGCGGAATCCTGCCGAGCGTGCTCGGAGCCTTCGCTGTCGCGTTCGTCACGTCGTGGGACGAAGTCGTGCTCGCCCTCTTCCTGCAGACGGGTCCGACCAAGACTCTGCCCGTCACCATCTACAAGTACCTCGAAAGCGGCATAATCCCGACCGTGCCCGCAGTCGCATCCCTGCTTATTCTGCTCGTCGTGCTCGTCGTCGTCGTGCGCGGCGTGGGCGGATCAATGGCCGCGCGGAGGCGTGCAGCACTACAGGAGGACTCATGA
- a CDS encoding ABC transporter ATP-binding protein encodes MTTVSDTSRGRVVASGVGLDYDGAVALDDASVEVRAGEFFTLLGPSGSGKTTLLRIMAGLLEPQRGHIAIDDADVTHVPTQKRDIGFVFQNYALFPHLTVAENIEFGLKIRKVKAQARAARLSEMIELVALGGLGDRYPAQLSGGQQQRVALGRALAQRPRVLLLDEPLGALDRALRQDLGGEIRRIQKEANTTAVYVTHDQDEAFILSDRMGVMRDGRISQIGTPEELYRAPNDLFVATFLGKTNLFPAEISSASREGTVVRIGDALVTARPGSQAGSASVYCSVRPEQLVISAGTAPEGHDAITTAVVTDSRFLGQRQSVKLTTEFMECSADLDPYGRIPAVGDRVTLSVRIGESALVPRESPDRSTQFHN; translated from the coding sequence ATGACGACCGTAAGCGACACAAGCCGGGGACGCGTTGTTGCCTCGGGCGTCGGACTCGATTACGACGGTGCGGTCGCACTCGACGACGCGTCTGTCGAGGTGCGAGCGGGGGAGTTTTTCACACTCCTAGGGCCCTCTGGCTCGGGAAAGACGACGCTGCTGCGCATCATGGCCGGGTTGTTAGAACCGCAACGCGGCCACATCGCGATCGATGATGCTGATGTCACGCACGTTCCGACCCAGAAGCGTGACATTGGATTCGTCTTCCAGAACTACGCGCTCTTCCCCCACTTGACTGTGGCCGAGAACATTGAGTTCGGTCTCAAAATTCGCAAGGTGAAGGCACAGGCCCGCGCGGCTCGACTCTCAGAGATGATCGAGCTCGTTGCTCTCGGCGGTCTCGGCGACCGATATCCCGCGCAACTGAGTGGTGGCCAGCAGCAGCGCGTCGCGCTCGGCCGGGCGCTCGCGCAGCGGCCTCGCGTGCTCCTTCTCGACGAGCCGCTCGGCGCGCTCGACCGCGCACTGCGGCAAGACCTCGGCGGGGAGATCCGCCGGATTCAGAAAGAAGCCAATACGACGGCCGTGTACGTCACGCACGACCAGGACGAGGCCTTCATTCTCTCTGACCGGATGGGCGTCATGCGTGATGGCAGGATCTCGCAGATCGGAACACCGGAGGAGCTCTATCGCGCGCCGAACGACCTCTTCGTGGCAACGTTTCTCGGCAAGACCAACCTCTTTCCCGCCGAAATCTCGTCGGCCTCGAGAGAAGGCACAGTCGTGCGAATCGGCGACGCTCTCGTGACGGCTCGCCCCGGATCGCAGGCCGGTTCCGCGAGCGTCTACTGTTCGGTGCGCCCTGAGCAACTTGTCATCAGCGCGGGTACAGCGCCAGAAGGCCATGACGCGATCACGACGGCTGTCGTCACCGACAGTCGATTTCTCGGACAGCGCCAGAGCGTGAAGCTGACGACCGAGTTCATGGAATGTTCGGCGGATCTCGATCCCTATGGTCGAATTCCCGCCGTCGGCGATCGGGTGACACTGTCCGTTCGCATCGGGGAATCCGCGCTCGTCCCGCGCGAATCCCCCGACCGCTCCACCCAATTCCACAACTGA
- a CDS encoding extracellular solute-binding protein encodes MNNTTRRRLTVGASSLVMALAVSSCATADPAPTDSTDGISGDILFYDTSGGVVFETQAETLFADFTTDTGVTVTSDYNEAATKFFASADAGSMPWSLVVFPTVNDAATAAENGLLEPIDTSIVPVSDLGDGTYSEYGIEVGTFGMVLAWDDSAYPDEKPTEMADLWDLETFPGTRCFFNNPQYGWTLEAALIAEGVAPNDLYPLDVDRALAKLDEIKNNITWWTSGAQSIESFENGSCDIGILWANRAFTALSENGFPMAITWNEAGYSNSVWAIPAGAPNSAAAQQLLAHVINNVDGQIAFASRVPTPIPASLKSLSPSDFPEDVQSFLPVGSNVEGSVLQDSNYYLENLDAVLDQFNRWVGQ; translated from the coding sequence ATGAATAATACAACCAGACGACGTTTGACCGTCGGGGCGAGTTCGCTCGTCATGGCACTTGCCGTCAGCTCATGCGCCACCGCGGATCCAGCGCCAACAGACTCGACTGACGGCATCAGCGGCGACATCCTGTTCTACGACACAAGCGGCGGCGTCGTGTTTGAGACGCAGGCCGAGACGCTGTTCGCTGACTTCACGACTGATACCGGTGTCACTGTCACGAGCGACTACAACGAGGCTGCCACGAAGTTCTTCGCCTCGGCGGACGCCGGGTCGATGCCGTGGAGCCTTGTGGTCTTCCCGACGGTCAACGACGCGGCGACGGCCGCGGAGAACGGGCTGCTCGAGCCGATAGACACCTCAATCGTGCCGGTGAGCGACCTCGGGGATGGCACCTATTCTGAGTATGGCATCGAAGTCGGAACCTTCGGCATGGTACTTGCATGGGATGACTCCGCGTATCCCGACGAAAAGCCCACCGAGATGGCGGACTTGTGGGATCTCGAAACCTTCCCCGGCACCCGCTGCTTCTTCAACAACCCTCAGTACGGCTGGACTCTTGAGGCGGCACTCATCGCGGAAGGCGTCGCCCCTAACGACCTCTACCCCCTCGATGTCGACCGCGCGCTCGCCAAGCTCGATGAGATCAAGAACAACATCACGTGGTGGACGAGTGGTGCGCAGTCGATCGAATCGTTCGAGAACGGTTCGTGCGACATTGGCATCCTGTGGGCCAACCGTGCGTTTACCGCACTCTCCGAAAACGGCTTTCCGATGGCCATCACCTGGAACGAGGCCGGGTACTCCAACAGCGTGTGGGCGATCCCTGCCGGTGCACCGAACAGCGCTGCAGCACAGCAGTTGCTCGCGCACGTGATCAACAATGTGGATGGCCAGATCGCATTCGCATCAAGAGTGCCGACTCCGATCCCCGCTTCCCTGAAGTCACTCAGCCCCAGCGACTTCCCCGAAGACGTGCAGTCGTTCTTGCCGGTCGGATCGAATGTCGAAGGCTCTGTGCTCCAAGACAGCAACTACTACCTCGAGAACCTCGACGCGGTTCTCGACCAGTTCAACCGCTGGGTCGGTCAGTAA
- a CDS encoding 2-hydroxyacid dehydrogenase — translation MRIVCIDGEAQYRDIVERDVKTPLEKEGHTFDWFEESFANSEATITRAAGYDALYVIGDQGPVPAELMRRNPQLSLVSFVGTGARRFVSMEEAAECNVTVTNVPDFASQSVAEHAIALMFAVARRVVEGDAIVRSGGWAKNQGLKVAGRRLGVVGAGAIGSRVIAMGQALNMDVIYWSRNDSAERDAELGATRVELDELFDTSDVVSLHLVHNTETDGLIDRSLLQRLRSTSILVNTARAELVDTAAMSELLAAGAFFGAGIDVFDDEPPALDSLPHATTNVVMTPHIGFHTDEADEVFRLAGENILAFAAGAPTNTLT, via the coding sequence ATGAGGATCGTCTGCATTGACGGCGAAGCTCAGTACCGAGACATTGTCGAGCGTGATGTGAAAACCCCGCTTGAAAAGGAAGGCCACACGTTCGACTGGTTCGAGGAGTCGTTCGCGAACAGCGAGGCCACGATCACGCGCGCGGCGGGATACGACGCGCTTTACGTGATCGGAGACCAAGGCCCAGTTCCTGCTGAACTCATGCGCCGCAATCCTCAGTTGTCACTCGTGAGTTTCGTCGGCACCGGGGCGCGACGCTTCGTGTCGATGGAGGAGGCGGCTGAATGTAACGTGACGGTCACCAACGTGCCGGACTTTGCGAGTCAGAGCGTCGCCGAGCACGCCATCGCTCTGATGTTCGCGGTCGCGCGCCGAGTGGTGGAAGGTGACGCCATTGTGCGGTCGGGAGGTTGGGCCAAGAATCAGGGGCTGAAGGTCGCAGGTCGTCGGCTCGGCGTCGTCGGGGCCGGCGCGATCGGGTCTCGCGTCATCGCCATGGGTCAAGCCCTCAACATGGACGTCATCTACTGGAGCCGCAACGATTCGGCTGAACGCGACGCCGAACTCGGTGCCACTCGCGTCGAGCTCGACGAGCTCTTCGACACGAGCGACGTCGTTTCTCTACACCTCGTTCACAACACCGAGACGGACGGCCTCATCGACCGCTCGTTGCTGCAACGGTTGCGCTCGACCTCGATCCTGGTCAACACTGCGCGGGCGGAGTTGGTCGACACCGCGGCGATGAGCGAACTGCTCGCAGCCGGCGCGTTTTTCGGCGCGGGTATCGACGTCTTTGACGACGAGCCGCCCGCACTCGATTCGCTTCCCCACGCGACGACCAACGTCGTCATGACACCGCACATCGGCTTTCACACTGACGAAGCCGACGAAGTCTTCCGGCTCGCGGGAGAGAACATCCTGGCTTTCGCAGCCGGTGCGCCGACCAACACGCTGACTTAA